In the genome of Spirochaetia bacterium, one region contains:
- a CDS encoding permease produces the protein MFTWLDSLVRLLVENVFGISMTTRLGSSIHFFFYDSIKIIILLSLMVFLISYLRSYFPPERTKKILERFGGIGGNVVASLLGIVTPFCSCSSVPIFIGFVEAGIPLGVTFSFLITSPIVNEAAFAILLASFGWRIATVYVVTGVIVGICGGLLIGALHMEKEVESYVYEIQAGKTQIPERSQKERLGFAWTNLKDIVGRVWLFLLIGIGLGALIHGWAPASLLSHYAGPGNPFAVLVAVVCGVPLYSNALGTIPIAEALISKGVGIGTALAFMMATTALSLPEMIILRKVIKVRLIGAFLVITTIGIIIVGYVFNAVAPWLLG, from the coding sequence ATGTTCACTTGGCTTGACAGTCTTGTCAGGTTGCTGGTTGAAAATGTCTTCGGCATTTCCATGACAACCCGGCTTGGCAGCAGCATACATTTCTTTTTTTATGATTCAATCAAGATAATAATCCTTTTGTCTCTGATGGTATTTCTGATTTCATATCTGAGAAGTTACTTTCCTCCGGAACGTACCAAGAAGATATTGGAACGTTTCGGAGGCATAGGAGGCAATGTCGTAGCTTCATTGCTTGGTATCGTGACACCTTTCTGTTCCTGTTCTTCTGTTCCTATTTTCATAGGATTTGTTGAAGCAGGCATACCTTTAGGGGTAACGTTCTCATTCCTGATTACTTCCCCGATTGTCAACGAAGCAGCTTTTGCAATCCTACTTGCATCCTTTGGTTGGCGGATTGCTACCGTATATGTCGTTACAGGAGTTATTGTCGGTATTTGCGGTGGCTTGCTCATAGGTGCGCTGCATATGGAAAAAGAAGTGGAATCCTATGTCTATGAAATCCAAGCCGGAAAAACTCAGATTCCGGAACGGAGCCAAAAGGAAAGGCTGGGTTTTGCTTGGACAAACCTCAAGGATATCGTAGGGCGTGTCTGGCTTTTCCTGCTTATCGGCATAGGTTTGGGAGCTTTGATTCATGGTTGGGCTCCGGCTTCATTGCTTTCTCATTATGCGGGACCGGGTAATCCTTTTGCTGTGCTTGTTGCTGTCGTCTGCGGAGTACCGTTGTATTCCAATGCCTTGGGAACGATTCCGATTGCAGAGGCTTTGATTTCAAAAGGCGTAGGCATAGGTACGGCCCTTGCATTCATGATGGCGACGACAGCTCTGTCCCTGCCTGAGATGATCATACTTCGGAAAGTCATCAAAGTCCGGCTTATCGGAGCTTTCCTAGTCATTACAACCATAGGTATCATCATTGTCGGGTATGTCTTCAATGCAGTTGCTCCGTGGCTTCTTGGGTGA
- a CDS encoding sugar ABC transporter permease yields the protein MKHHAESLRRWQDKSANQAAFVFLLPVMLVLIIFIFYPIIDTFKISGYKWNGISASKQSIGFANWIELLTDNHFWVAFLNNIKIMILSILIQIPLGTALATFVEFGGKKTTLFKVVWFIPMLMSSVAIGFLFTYVLATNGGLISSISNLLGGPNIDLLGNPKTVLYTVIAIICWQFTPFYMVYIMAAFTNIPVEIFEASLIDGATRGQYFWRIALPLLKPALSTGAIMSIVGSLKYFDLVYVMTGGGPGTASELMATYMYKLTFKTFEMGYGSTVAGGMFILISVLAVLTFKILRHYQEDV from the coding sequence ATGAAACATCACGCAGAATCATTGCGCCGATGGCAAGACAAGTCAGCAAACCAAGCAGCTTTCGTTTTCCTTCTCCCTGTCATGCTGGTCCTGATTATCTTTATCTTCTACCCGATAATCGACACATTCAAGATCAGCGGATACAAATGGAACGGTATATCTGCTTCAAAACAGTCAATTGGTTTTGCAAACTGGATAGAACTGCTGACAGACAATCATTTCTGGGTTGCCTTCCTCAACAACATCAAGATCATGATCCTTTCCATACTCATACAAATCCCGTTGGGCACCGCCCTTGCTACATTCGTTGAGTTCGGAGGGAAAAAAACGACTTTGTTCAAGGTAGTCTGGTTTATCCCGATGCTGATGTCCTCTGTGGCCATCGGGTTCCTGTTTACCTATGTACTGGCTACCAACGGAGGATTGATCAGCAGCATATCGAATCTGCTGGGAGGTCCGAACATCGATCTGCTAGGCAATCCAAAGACTGTACTCTATACAGTCATTGCAATCATTTGCTGGCAGTTTACTCCGTTTTATATGGTCTACATCATGGCCGCTTTCACCAATATTCCTGTAGAAATATTCGAAGCCTCATTGATAGATGGTGCCACCAGAGGTCAGTATTTCTGGAGAATTGCCTTGCCATTGCTCAAACCAGCCCTGTCTACAGGAGCAATCATGTCCATAGTAGGTTCACTCAAGTACTTCGACCTCGTGTATGTCATGACAGGCGGAGGTCCAGGAACTGCTTCCGAACTGATGGCAACCTATATGTATAAACTGACTTTCAAGACCTTTGAGATGGGCTATGGTTCGACCGTAGCAGGCGGCATGTTCATCTTAATCTCCGTACTTGCAGTACTTACATTCAAAATCCTACGACACTACCAGGAGGATGTATAA
- a CDS encoding sensor histidine kinase has product MHAIGKNKRLKFNQRIYLFTTFTILIFSALLLASAIAMLQVLANRASIHTEQSRIDQDADGLSKNFEVYKNLAYAISISAATQDFLYSTKGTDQGYYEKLEAAKDNIKNICIANSNINFITIIPKQGDGYIFTSTQYSLKTIDPLEIYTKDIKNSHPFCQGNFRISFSNAYFPQYGPYLNVYFPLYSTKTINQVLGYLCFSINDKTLTNISKAGSDSLLLSQQGETITSDPSVYYPQMNQFTNRSGYVTSNGRFYFYTQVPDSTLILVHSIPTGSITRKLPQIAMPLTLLILILLAICLALLKPVIKHAYAPMSALLKAMQEVTTNRNISHRIDCDTFGADFSKIAQGFNAMMEEINSLILQVQEEQKTKEKLRYYMLQSQIKPHFLYNTLECIHWQALADGNKKISKLVLALGSYYKISLSKGAEIISLREELELVRNYLVIQNMRYGNIIENKIEIDEEYLALPIPKITLQPLVENAIYHGIRAKSGNKGSVAITICRQAPFYCLYITDSGSGEANKPAKQLNELLTKENPNAGYGIYNVNKRLQLYYGKTCGLHFIDNSMGGLTVEIKLTWLKTKGEPYV; this is encoded by the coding sequence ATGCATGCAATAGGAAAAAACAAAAGGCTCAAGTTCAATCAACGGATATATCTTTTCACGACTTTTACCATCCTTATCTTTTCTGCACTCCTGCTTGCTTCTGCCATTGCAATGCTCCAGGTTCTGGCAAACAGGGCATCAATACATACGGAGCAAAGCAGGATTGACCAGGATGCTGACGGACTTTCCAAAAATTTTGAAGTATACAAAAACCTGGCCTATGCCATCTCCATTTCTGCAGCCACCCAGGATTTCCTCTACTCAACGAAAGGAACGGACCAAGGATACTATGAAAAGCTGGAAGCTGCAAAAGATAACATAAAGAACATATGCATTGCAAACAGCAATATCAATTTCATCACTATCATACCGAAACAAGGAGATGGATATATATTCACAAGTACCCAGTACAGTCTCAAGACCATTGACCCATTGGAGATATACACAAAGGATATAAAGAACAGTCATCCATTCTGCCAAGGAAATTTCAGGATATCCTTTTCCAATGCATATTTTCCCCAGTATGGACCTTACCTGAATGTTTATTTCCCACTCTACTCAACAAAGACAATCAACCAAGTCCTGGGCTATCTGTGTTTTTCGATAAACGACAAGACGCTGACCAACATCAGCAAAGCAGGTTCAGATTCCTTGCTGTTATCACAGCAAGGAGAAACGATCACTTCAGACCCATCGGTATACTATCCTCAGATGAACCAGTTCACCAACCGAAGCGGTTACGTCACTTCAAACGGAAGGTTCTACTTCTACACACAGGTCCCGGACTCGACTCTGATCCTGGTCCATTCGATACCGACAGGTTCGATTACCCGTAAATTGCCACAGATAGCCATGCCGTTGACATTGCTCATCCTCATACTGCTTGCAATCTGCCTGGCATTGCTCAAGCCGGTAATCAAACATGCGTATGCCCCGATGTCAGCACTGCTGAAGGCAATGCAGGAAGTAACCACAAACAGAAACATCTCCCATAGAATTGACTGTGACACCTTCGGTGCCGATTTCTCAAAGATTGCCCAAGGCTTCAATGCTATGATGGAAGAAATCAACTCCTTGATCCTCCAGGTCCAGGAAGAACAGAAGACAAAGGAAAAACTACGCTACTATATGCTACAATCCCAGATAAAACCCCATTTTCTCTACAACACCCTTGAGTGTATCCATTGGCAGGCTCTTGCAGACGGAAACAAGAAGATATCAAAGCTTGTACTTGCATTGGGCTCCTATTATAAAATCAGCTTAAGCAAAGGAGCTGAGATCATAAGTCTCAGAGAGGAACTTGAACTGGTCAGGAATTATCTTGTCATTCAAAACATGCGTTATGGAAACATCATTGAAAATAAAATTGAAATAGATGAAGAATATCTTGCCTTACCTATTCCCAAGATTACCTTGCAGCCTTTGGTAGAAAATGCCATTTATCATGGCATCAGAGCAAAGAGTGGCAACAAAGGATCTGTTGCAATTACAATCTGCAGGCAAGCCCCGTTTTATTGCCTCTATATTACAGACTCTGGTTCAGGAGAAGCAAACAAACCGGCAAAACAGCTCAATGAACTTCTTACAAAAGAAAATCCAAATGCAGGCTATGGCATCTACAACGTCAACAAACGTCTGCAACTTTACTATGGCAAGACCTGCGGATTGCATTTTATCGACAATTCCATGGGTGGCCTGACGGTTGAAATCAAGTTGACATGGCTGAAAACCAAGGGAGAACCGTATGTATAA
- a CDS encoding glycoside hydrolase family 3 C-terminal domain-containing protein, whose translation MALEVARKSTVLLKNEDILPLDRSKTKKILVAGDQALLGCVGDSKGSSAVFPSYVVTALDGIRKAAGSDITVEFARGIVADEVRQKGKDCDAVVVFVGLTYLDEGEYFSPSSDAPVGGDRLDLSLHPSDIALIEAAAEGNAHTVVVLQGGSAIQVEPWCHEVKAILMQWYAGMEGGTALGEILFGDVNPSGKLPVTIPASSQQLPYFGLHLDSIVYGYYHGYFAADRYRQQVSYPFGFGLSYTTFAYAGLEVSQQTDGILKLSVDVTNTGKKKGTEVVQAYIGYIHPAVERHVKDLRGFSRITLEPGTTRHVVIPIKTSELAYYDDKERKWKLDPITYIAYVGGSSDTKSLISKIFTLHERRNS comes from the coding sequence TTGGCTCTTGAAGTAGCAAGGAAATCGACAGTTCTTCTCAAGAATGAAGACATCCTTCCGCTTGACCGTTCCAAGACCAAGAAAATCCTGGTTGCTGGTGATCAGGCCCTGTTAGGTTGCGTGGGAGACAGCAAAGGCAGTTCAGCAGTATTCCCCAGCTATGTCGTCACTGCCCTGGATGGTATAAGAAAAGCAGCAGGATCTGATATCACTGTGGAATTTGCCAGAGGGATCGTTGCAGATGAAGTAAGGCAAAAAGGTAAGGACTGCGATGCAGTCGTCGTATTCGTCGGGTTGACCTATCTGGACGAAGGAGAATATTTTTCGCCTTCCTCGGATGCTCCCGTCGGAGGGGATCGGCTTGACCTGTCTCTGCATCCTTCTGATATTGCCTTGATCGAAGCTGCAGCAGAAGGCAATGCACATACCGTCGTCGTACTCCAGGGAGGCAGCGCCATCCAAGTAGAACCTTGGTGCCATGAAGTCAAGGCAATCCTGATGCAATGGTATGCAGGCATGGAAGGAGGAACAGCATTGGGAGAAATTCTCTTCGGAGATGTCAACCCAAGCGGCAAGCTGCCAGTCACCATCCCCGCCTCTTCCCAGCAACTTCCTTATTTTGGCCTCCACCTGGATTCCATTGTATACGGTTACTACCACGGTTACTTTGCCGCTGACCGCTATAGGCAGCAGGTTTCGTATCCTTTCGGTTTCGGACTCAGCTATACGACTTTTGCTTATGCAGGTCTTGAAGTCTCACAGCAGACAGACGGGATACTTAAGCTCAGCGTAGATGTAACCAACACAGGAAAGAAAAAAGGCACTGAAGTCGTCCAGGCCTACATCGGCTACATACACCCGGCTGTTGAACGGCACGTAAAGGACCTGAGAGGTTTTTCTCGAATTACCCTTGAACCTGGTACGACAAGACACGTAGTCATACCTATCAAGACATCCGAACTGGCTTACTATGATGATAAGGAAAGAAAATGGAAGCTCGATCCTATTACTTACATTGCCTATGTAGGAGGATCATCAGATACGAAATCTCTGATAAGCAAGATATTTACCTTACACGAAAGGAGAAACTCATGA
- a CDS encoding carbohydrate ABC transporter permease produces the protein MTTSSKKSHLYWAIAIILAIFYFILSLMPFIYMVLNSFKGKFEMLVNGVFSMPESLDFSNYVTVLSGGFFRYFFNSVIVLALTLVILLFITACASYPLSRFKFKLSGQIYALIIACMSIPIHITLIPIFKMANATGIYDTIWSLIGPYVAFGVPISVFILTSFMCCIPKEIEESAEIDGCSKYGIFFRIILPLSTPGLSTLAIYNGVNVWNEFAFAYTLTQSKENRTLPLAVWEFQGQYSMDIPMIMTVLTLTILPMIILFIFFQDKLVKGITAGAIKG, from the coding sequence ATGACAACATCAAGCAAAAAAAGCCATTTATATTGGGCCATTGCAATAATTCTGGCCATTTTCTATTTCATTCTGTCCCTTATGCCTTTCATCTATATGGTACTCAATTCTTTCAAAGGCAAATTCGAGATGCTTGTAAACGGTGTCTTTTCCATGCCGGAAAGTCTGGATTTTTCAAATTATGTCACTGTATTGTCCGGAGGTTTCTTCAGATATTTCTTCAACAGCGTCATCGTCCTTGCATTGACCTTGGTCATCCTGCTTTTCATCACAGCCTGCGCTTCCTATCCTCTTTCACGATTCAAATTCAAGTTGTCAGGTCAGATTTATGCGTTGATCATAGCCTGCATGTCCATACCGATCCATATTACCCTGATTCCAATCTTCAAGATGGCCAATGCAACAGGTATATATGACACCATCTGGTCATTGATCGGCCCTTATGTAGCTTTCGGCGTTCCTATCTCCGTATTCATACTGACCAGCTTCATGTGCTGCATACCGAAGGAAATCGAAGAATCTGCAGAAATAGACGGCTGCAGCAAATACGGGATTTTCTTCCGGATAATCCTACCTCTTTCGACCCCAGGGCTCTCCACACTGGCAATCTACAATGGTGTCAATGTGTGGAACGAATTCGCTTTTGCCTATACGCTGACCCAGTCAAAGGAAAACAGGACGCTGCCTTTGGCAGTATGGGAGTTCCAAGGACAGTATTCCATGGATATTCCCATGATCATGACAGTCCTTACGCTGACTATACTGCCGATGATCATTCTCTTCATTTTTTTCCAAGATAAGTTGGTCAAGGGAATTACAGCAGGAGCAATAAAGGGATGA
- a CDS encoding response regulator translates to MYNLLVVDDEMMIREGIKKAIDWEKIGIKIILTAASGQEALHLLQQNEINIMITDINMSEMSGLQLIAQCRSQWPDLRIIVLSGYDDFEYARESLRLKVLDFLLKPIDETTLQETVKKQVAYLDELKDKTKKEIYLHRTLGTAAQLNLEQILIKLLHGNTITSEEQQMLTAHYYFNFKESLQVVVLLSPAIDRNISQEYLQGNKVLNICIEQVDVKELGLALMETDRKIILILQIERLEKPIEALIEKIKSMLKQQAIPIPQVCIGSKSEGLADLHISYNDALLPLDSKKEELRKALQMKRSAFSQGQYADIFINIKQMLIDATPNGDKVMHVFELFAQSLSLFNISENNTKRYCFELISDAFFSYFNSTSCALPKGKLSKLMELLRTTGKNDTIAISKGYLTCLYAKEEQLSAQWDEAIRKAIDYIQINLNKDLSVSQLAEMQHYTPNYFSRLFKKETGQGCNEYIVSKRIEKAKELLLNTNFPTGKIAELVGYRDINYFSIAFKKYCGAAPTSYRKRARKG, encoded by the coding sequence ATGTATAACCTGCTCGTAGTAGATGATGAGATGATGATCAGGGAAGGAATCAAGAAGGCAATCGATTGGGAAAAAATAGGCATCAAGATCATATTGACAGCAGCAAGTGGCCAAGAAGCCCTGCATCTGCTGCAGCAAAATGAAATCAACATCATGATTACCGACATCAACATGAGCGAAATGTCAGGACTTCAGCTCATCGCACAGTGCCGAAGCCAATGGCCTGACCTGCGGATCATCGTCCTGTCAGGGTATGATGATTTTGAATATGCAAGGGAAAGCCTGAGACTGAAAGTACTCGATTTTCTATTGAAACCCATAGATGAGACAACCCTCCAGGAAACAGTAAAAAAACAAGTTGCTTATCTCGATGAACTCAAAGACAAGACAAAGAAGGAAATATATCTGCACAGGACACTTGGAACTGCGGCACAGCTCAACCTTGAACAGATACTGATCAAGCTTCTCCATGGAAATACCATTACTTCCGAAGAACAACAGATGCTCACGGCACATTACTATTTCAACTTCAAGGAATCCCTTCAAGTCGTAGTATTGCTTTCTCCTGCAATAGACAGAAATATCAGCCAGGAGTATCTGCAGGGAAACAAAGTACTGAATATCTGCATAGAACAAGTCGATGTAAAGGAACTTGGACTAGCCCTGATGGAAACCGACCGGAAAATCATTTTGATCTTACAGATTGAACGCCTGGAAAAGCCGATTGAGGCACTGATTGAAAAAATCAAATCAATGCTCAAGCAACAGGCTATTCCTATCCCTCAAGTCTGCATAGGAAGCAAGTCAGAAGGACTGGCAGATCTTCATATATCCTATAATGATGCACTTCTGCCTTTGGATTCAAAAAAGGAAGAGTTAAGAAAAGCTCTGCAAATGAAACGTTCCGCTTTCAGCCAGGGACAGTATGCTGATATTTTCATCAACATAAAACAGATGCTCATTGATGCTACACCCAACGGGGATAAAGTCATGCATGTCTTTGAACTATTTGCACAGTCTCTGTCTCTGTTCAATATCAGTGAAAACAATACGAAACGTTATTGTTTCGAATTGATCAGTGACGCTTTTTTTTCCTATTTCAATAGTACCTCCTGTGCACTACCGAAAGGAAAGCTATCAAAGCTCATGGAGTTGCTCCGTACTACAGGCAAAAATGATACCATTGCTATTTCAAAAGGATATCTGACTTGCCTTTATGCGAAAGAAGAACAGCTTTCGGCACAGTGGGATGAAGCCATAAGGAAAGCAATTGACTATATCCAAATCAATCTGAACAAAGATCTCAGTGTCTCACAGCTTGCAGAAATGCAACATTATACTCCGAATTATTTCTCCAGGCTTTTTAAAAAGGAAACAGGGCAAGGTTGCAACGAATACATCGTCAGCAAAAGAATTGAAAAAGCCAAGGAGTTGCTTCTGAATACCAATTTCCCGACTGGAAAGATAGCAGAATTGGTCGGGTATAGGGATATCAATTATTTCTCGATTGCCTTCAAGAAATACTGTGGTGCTGCTCCTACCAGCTACAGGAAAAGAGCAAGGAAGGGATAA
- a CDS encoding extracellular solute-binding protein — translation MKKQLVMGIAVLAIATGVTFANGQGETTAASTKTKQEITFWNIATENPDKMIMDYTVDKYNKRTDTDYTVKEVPTQNDSYKEKIIIAMSSGQCPDMYTSWSGGPMNEYIESGFAQPLDDLVKNSDLPDKLMPAALAQASYNGHIYAIPVLNVALSGIFYNKEIFAKYNLQVPKTIGELEKDCDVLVAHGIIPFALANKTKWTGSMYFMNLAARKGGLEPFRKAVAGTGTFEDECFIYAGQKIQEWVKKGYFPEGVNSLNEDDGQARQLMYQNKAAMTCNGSWYTGNFQTDSKEFYKKIGWFAFPALEGSSADASIQIGTIGDQFISFNCTGDKLKAAFDCISHYADEDSIKLMVENGKIPPVKDVSQYLTDPVTKSILAAASKASSVQLWYDQYLPPAVAQTHLNTCQELFGLTMTPQEAAAKFEASMKEYLASK, via the coding sequence ATGAAAAAACAGTTGGTTATGGGTATTGCAGTATTGGCAATTGCAACAGGCGTTACTTTTGCAAATGGCCAAGGAGAAACCACTGCTGCAAGTACAAAGACAAAGCAGGAAATCACCTTCTGGAACATAGCAACGGAGAATCCAGACAAGATGATCATGGACTACACTGTTGACAAGTACAACAAAAGGACAGATACAGACTATACCGTCAAGGAAGTACCTACCCAAAATGATTCTTATAAAGAGAAAATCATCATTGCCATGAGCTCCGGCCAATGTCCTGACATGTATACCTCATGGTCTGGTGGACCAATGAACGAATACATTGAATCCGGCTTTGCACAGCCTCTTGATGATTTGGTCAAAAACAGCGACCTCCCTGACAAGTTGATGCCGGCAGCTTTGGCACAAGCATCCTATAATGGACATATCTATGCCATTCCAGTACTCAACGTAGCTCTTTCCGGTATTTTCTATAACAAGGAAATCTTTGCAAAATATAATCTCCAGGTACCAAAAACCATCGGTGAATTGGAAAAGGACTGTGATGTGCTGGTTGCACATGGCATCATTCCATTCGCATTGGCAAACAAGACAAAATGGACAGGTTCCATGTATTTCATGAACCTTGCTGCACGAAAAGGCGGACTTGAGCCCTTCCGTAAGGCAGTAGCAGGAACAGGCACCTTTGAAGATGAATGTTTTATCTATGCAGGACAGAAAATCCAGGAATGGGTCAAGAAAGGCTATTTCCCTGAAGGCGTCAACTCCCTTAATGAAGATGACGGACAAGCAAGACAGCTGATGTATCAGAACAAAGCAGCCATGACCTGCAATGGTTCATGGTACACAGGAAACTTCCAGACCGACAGCAAGGAATTCTATAAGAAAATAGGTTGGTTTGCCTTCCCTGCCCTCGAAGGTTCTTCTGCCGATGCTTCAATCCAGATCGGTACTATCGGCGACCAGTTCATTTCCTTCAACTGCACAGGCGACAAGCTGAAGGCAGCATTCGACTGCATTTCTCATTATGCAGATGAAGATTCCATCAAGCTGATGGTAGAAAACGGAAAGATTCCACCGGTAAAGGATGTTTCACAGTACCTGACCGATCCTGTCACGAAGAGTATTCTTGCTGCTGCAAGCAAAGCATCTTCCGTACAGCTCTGGTATGACCAATATCTGCCTCCTGCAGTTGCCCAGACACATCTCAACACCTGTCAGGAACTCTTTGGCCTGACGATGACACCACAGGAAGCTGCAGCCAAGTTTGAAGCTTCGATGAAGGAATATCTAGCTTCAAAATGA
- a CDS encoding thioredoxin family protein yields MNISEEKATENGEKKGLVQVLGSGCPKCQKMESNAKVALEGTGYEVGHLTDIGKIMQMGVMSTPALAIDGKVVSSGKVLSPAEIKKLVLQK; encoded by the coding sequence ATGAATATTTCTGAAGAAAAGGCCACTGAAAACGGAGAAAAAAAGGGGCTTGTCCAAGTTCTGGGATCTGGCTGCCCCAAATGCCAGAAGATGGAAAGCAATGCCAAGGTAGCCTTGGAAGGTACTGGTTATGAAGTAGGTCATCTGACCGATATCGGAAAGATCATGCAGATGGGAGTGATGAGTACACCTGCCCTTGCAATAGATGGAAAAGTCGTGTCATCAGGGAAAGTCCTTTCCCCTGCAGAAATCAAAAAGTTGGTATTACAGAAGTAG
- a CDS encoding metalloregulator ArsR/SmtB family transcription factor has translation MYSDEEIAAVFKALSDKRRIHILKLLQKGETCVCRLQQYCDLGQSGLSYHLKVLSDAGLVCCRQDGKWSHYSLSEKGRDCAVDMLMQLLVTKEDQSVQKC, from the coding sequence GTGTATTCGGATGAGGAAATTGCTGCAGTATTCAAGGCTTTGTCTGATAAGAGAAGGATTCATATACTTAAGCTCTTGCAGAAGGGAGAAACCTGTGTCTGCCGGTTGCAGCAGTATTGTGATCTTGGACAATCAGGCTTGTCCTATCATCTGAAGGTCCTGAGTGATGCCGGTCTGGTCTGTTGCCGGCAGGATGGCAAATGGAGTCATTACAGTTTGTCTGAAAAAGGAAGGGATTGTGCTGTCGATATGCTGATGCAATTGCTGGTGACGAAGGAAGATCAGTCAGTGCAGAAGTGCTGA